Within Lolium rigidum isolate FL_2022 chromosome 5, APGP_CSIRO_Lrig_0.1, whole genome shotgun sequence, the genomic segment GGTTGGCGGAGCGGGGTCGGCGGGGAGGGAGGAGCGGGGGCGCAGGGATCtggaggtcgccgccgccgcgatgAGGTGCGGCTCTTCGCCGGAGCCGTCCATGCGGCTCGCGCTCCTGCCCATGGCGCCCACCCTCGGCTTCCCGTGGCCGTCCGACAGCAGTGAGTCTTGCATGCCTTCTCTTTTTCCCGTTCTTGGATTTCTTGCATGTCTGAGGAGATCGCCACCGAAATAGCGGTATTAAAATGGGGCGATCCGGCCGATCTGTTTGCTCAGGGCATTTGGAAGCGTCCACGCGGGGCTTCGACGTGAACCGGGCGCCGTCGTGCGGCGCGTCGGCGTGGGGCGCgtactcggcggcggcggcggcggaggatgagCTGGAGGACGCCGCCGCGGCGGGCGCGGCCGTGTCGTCCTCGCCCAACGACAGCGGCGGTTCCTTCCCGATGGACTTCTCCGCGCACGGCGAGCGCGGGCCCAGCGACGCCGCTCAGGGCGGCGGGTCCCgcggcagcgacgaggacgacggcgggtCGGCGCGCAAGAAGCTGCGCCTCTCCAAGGAGCAGGCCGCGTTCCTGGAGGAGAGCTTCAAGGAGCACAGCACCCTTAACCCGGTACGTAAGCAGATCAACAACTCGATCCATCCAACACGTTTGCCTGATTGTTTCCTTTGATCGATTGCTTGACGTTTTCCATGGCTGTGTCGATCGCGCGCAGAGGCAGAAGGTGGCGCTGGCGAAGCAGCTcaacctccggccgcgccaggtgGAGGTGTGGTTCCAGAACCGCAGAGCCAGGTACGTGCACGCTCTCTGCATAAAAAATCGCACGAAAGAATCTAACTAGCAGTCCATGAAAAAAGGATTAAAAAGCGTCTTTTGCTTTGCTTTGCCGCGCCTCTTCTCCAGGACGAAGCTGAAGCAGACGGAGGTGGACTGCGAGTACCTCAAGCGCTGCTGCGAGACGCTCACGGAGGAGAACCGCCGGCTGCAGAAGGAGCTGGCCGAGCTGCGCGCGCTCAAGACGGTGCACCCCTTCTACATGAACCTCCCGGCCACCACACTCTCCATGTGCCCTTCCTGCGAGCGcgtcgcctccacctccgcgCCGGCGGCCAACTCCTCCGCGTCGGCGGCGACATCCAACGCCGGTGGCAGCATTGCGGCGGCCACCGCCGCCCCGCCGGAGCGCAGGCCGTCGTCGTTCGCCGCGCTGTTCTCGTCGGCCCGTGGCTTCCCCATGGCCGCCCAGCCGGAGACGCAAGCACCGTCGAGCTAGCTAGCGATTTCGCCGGGTCTCTTCTTCGCCCCCGGCGAGCGGCGGTGTACCTGTCTGTAAATACGCTCACATTTTCTTGTTCTTTCCGCGGGATTTTTTCGTCCCAATTTCTATTGGGTCACGCTGAGCGTCCCCCAGGGGATTAGATTTCTAATCCCCCGGGTGGACAGCCGTTGGATTAGCTCGATTGGACCGTCCAGATCATGACACGTGTCACAGTATACCTCAGTCCCACTTTTGCTACCATAatgtaccaaagtagcaaaaaacggttcgtttgtagcaaaatcaacacaattgtagcaaaaaacgTTTCACCCAAAATACACACAGATCtcgtcggagactcgccggagacctcgccggagacgatgTAGCGAAAATgttgtactattgtagcaacAAAATTCTGGTATTGTAGCAACACCGACCTCATCAGAGACCTCGAAAAAAACTCTCCGGAGATGTCACCCGGGAACTCGCCGGAGGCGTCGCCGGAAACCTCACCGGAGACATGGTAGCAAAAAAAATATGCTAAAgtagcaaaaaaacacaaaaaaagtagCAGCTTTTTTTTTGTTATTGTAGCAAAACCGATCTCGTCGAAGACTcctcggagacctcgccggaggatTATAGCAGAAAATAAAGAAGAATTGTAGCACCATTATATAGAACAAAAGTAGCAAAAATGACTTCATCGCAAAACTCTAGCCGAAAACCTCGGACCAACAAATGTGTACTCTTATAGCAGAAATACATAACAATTGTAGCACCATttagaacaaaaaaaaagtagcaaAAAAATGGGGCAGGAGTTGACAACCGGCACCGGCAGCAAATCGGGCAGAATACAGTGCGGGCGGCTagtggagcagcaggaggagcatGGGGGAACACCAGCGAGCGGCAGGAGTAGCAGGAGGTTGGGGTCCCGGCGACGCACTGAGGTGTTGGGGGACCTGGGCGCGAGGAGGAGGGGGTCCGGCGGCGCACGGAGGTGCTGGGGCTCCGGCGGCGCATAGAGCTGCTGGGGGTCGACAGCGCGAGGAGAAGTTGGGGGGCGGGGGCTCGCAGAGGTGGTAGGGGGCGGTGGCGCGCAGAGGAGGTgcgggcgcggcggcgcacggaggaggtggggcgcccggcggcgcacggaggaggtggggcgCCCGGCGGCGCACGAAGGAGGTGGGGCGCCCGGCGGCGGGTGGAGCACGGGGAACACCAGCAAGGGGAGAGCACGCCGTGGCGGTCGAGAGAGATGGTGCGAGGCGAGCGGCACAGAGGAATTCGCGATTTGGAGAAGAAAGTGGAAGAGATAAGATGGGGGGCCCACGGGCGGACGATCCGAGCgctgttcccccgggggaacgTCAGCGTTTTCCATTTCTATTTCATGCCAGGGCACTCCCGTGTCTTCCACGGTGCCCACGGCTCGCGCGCGTTAGATCGCGATCCAACGGCTTAAAACTACCGCAGGCGTGCATGTGTGACATGATGGGTTTTTTTTGCGGGGACCACAAGCACGTGGCGACGGCGACCGCACAAATGCTAGTCGTAGCTTATCCATCTCGATTCTCCTCCCCTGTCGTTCCCATCCCCATCCCAACTCCATGAATTTGAGCACCCCGTCGAGAGGATCCCGATGccggcgcctccgccgctccgcctTGACCGCCTCCcggcccgcctccgccgccgcggcgaCGGCACTCGCCGAGGCACCCCGCTTCCCTACCTCGCCCCAATCGCCGACCAGCTCGGCGCGCTGCAGCCGTACCTCGGCCCCATCGCCGAGAGGCTCAGGGTGGTCCCCGTCCCTCACGGCGCCGGCGCGGACGCCCTCGTCAAGTTCCTCGGCGGCGAGGTGTTGACGGCGGCCGCCATGCTCGAGGCGTCTGGGGGGCGCGGCCGAGGCACCCTGCTGCCCTACCGCGCGCCATTTCGCCGACCAGCTCGGCGCGCTGCAGCTGTACCTCGGCCCCATCGCCGAGCGTCTCGGGGTGGTTCCATCTCTCATGGCGCCGGCGCGGACGCGCTTGTCAAGTTCCCGGCGGCGAGGCGTTGACGGTTGCCGCCATGCTCAAGGCGCCTGTGGAGGCGGTGGCCAAAGTCCTCGCACGGCACACTCGCGCCGCGATGCGGTCCGGGGAGGCAGCCGCGATGCTCGGGTTTGTGCCCCCGCGTGCGCCGTCGGGCGGGAGGAGGCCACCGCCCCGTTGCTGTTTTGTATAATGTCCACATTCAGGAATCTCCTCTTCAGTTATCACACGTCAAGTAGCCCCCAGTTCTGGTACTAGTAATTTTTTGCAGCAAATGATgtatttctttcctttttctacATCTAGTATCTTGATTATTAGGTTCCTGGAGGATTTTAGATGTAAGAAATAATATGTTCTTCTCAATCTGAatgtatttttttttcattttttacatTTAGGATCTTGATTAGTAGGTTTCTGAACGACTTTGGATGTAACAAATGGTGGATctaatttttcttccttttctacATCCAATCTGGTTCAGGCTAGTTTTGACTTTGGATGTAACAAATGGTGGATgtaatttttcttccttttctacATCCAATCTGGTTCAGGCTAGTTTTGGATGTAAGAATATTAGGTTCACCTTTTAAAAAATTACATCCGGAACGATGGCAATTTTAGATGttttcttgtttattttttctacaTCCACTAATCCagaatcatttacttgttttcatCTCGAGGTAGAAAAACAAGTAGATGACAGATGCGGTTTTTGGCGTGAGTTTGCGAACGATTTGGTATTTTTTTCTTGTCATGGATTTGGGACGGAACCCACTGATTTGCACGTCCCATGACTCGTGCCGCAGCCATCCCACGCGGAAAGAAGAAACGTGTAGGACTAGAACTTTCTATTTTTAGAACGTGAAAGATGTTAGATTAGTTTATTTCTATTTTTGGGTGGGGCACTCCCTAAGACTAACCGGTGCTAGGGCACTGTGTAGCAACGTCCTTTTTTCGTGGCTTCCCATTCGCCAAGGGGTTTGTGGAAATGAAAACCCCAGCTGGTGCCACGTCTGTCGTCAGATCGGACCCGTGGACGGCTAGGATGCATGCTCAGAGCAGAAATGTTGCAGTAGAGCTTATTAACCTTTATCTCTGTGGCTTTTCACCCAACTGTACTTCGTTTTAGCAAGAGGAATGGttcttggattttttatttttgtgtttcTGGTGTGAAAGTTGGAAAGCACTTCGTGGTTTCACTTTTGGTTGCTGAAGCTGAAAGCACTGTGGCGATGGTCTGCGCCGGGCGCTGATTTGCGAAATCATGACTCCCATTATATCCATCGGTGGAGTTACTCTCCAGTCTGCACTGACAGTTACTCttgcttcttttctcctttttgagATGGACACTGCCACTTACTCTTACTATTACTAGAgtgaaaagaagaaaaataaggAGTAACCAAGATTTTCTCTCGAAAAGATAGAGGGATAGAGATATCATGTGAGTGTTGTGTATATTCTTTGCGAGTAGGAGTATATGGACGAAAACCGTATTACCACCGACCGCGACAGTTGTTTGCGTTGTATACAGACTACAGCCCTCTCCTACGTTGTACGCCAAGACCCATAACCAACATCCTGAGTAGGACAGGTGGTCCTCTTGTCGCCCGGTTTGGCACACAGAACCCATAACCCACATCTGCTGGCAAAACTACTACTGTATTAATCAAGTACAGAGCAATTCTCATCTAAAAAAAGTACGCATCAATTTTGGTTCTTGTCTCCTCTCCTTACTAAAAAATTAATCCCGTTAAAACCAGGAAATTGTGCCGATTTTTCTGCGATGAGATGAGGTAACTTATATGTCAAGAATCTTGCAAATAGATTTCACGAAGCAAAGATACCGGCCCTCTTATTCAAGCTCGATATGGGCAAGGACTTTGACTTCATTCAACGAGAATACATTCTCGGCCTTGTTTGACGCCGGGGTTTCCAAAGCCGGTTCTGCAGTTGGATAGTTGCGCTACTATCAACTCCCTCCTCTCGCATGCTCCTCAATGGCATCGCCGGCATCCCCATCTTGCACGGCAGTGGATTACGTCAAGATGATCCCTTATCTCCACTACTTTTCGTTCTCACCATTGATCCACTCACGCAAATCCTTGATAGCTCAACTACGCATGGTATCTTCCACAAACTTCGGGGGCGGGGAACCATATTGAGAACCTCTTTATATGTTGGATGAAGTGGTGTTGTTTGTTGCACATATCTAAGAAGATATTAGTAGCTTGGCCTTAATTCTATAGAGCTTTGGGGAGGTGACTGGGTTGTACACAATTTTTTCAAGAGAGTTGCGGTTCCCACTAGATGTGGGCAGATCGATCTTGATGGCATTCTTCAAGGAATTCAAGCAACGCGGACTTCGCTCCTTTGAAATACCTAGGGCTTCCACTATCGGTTTGGGAACCTAAGCAAACTCATTAATGAATTCCAACATCTTGAAGACAAGTGCGCCGGGAAGCTTTCAACTTGGAATGGAAAATGCATTACGATCCTTGGAGAATCGGTCATGACTTCGCAAGCTACATATTACTTGACCCCGTTTGTGGTtcatactgttggagatatgcccaagaggcaataataaaaNNNNNNNNNNNNNNNNNNNNNNNNNNNNNNNNNNNNNNNNNNNNNNNNNNNNNNNNNNNNNNNNNNNNNNNNNNNNNNNNNNNNNNNNNNNNNNNNNNNNAGCCCAAGATCACCACcacgcaccggcgagaggcggggggggggCAGATCAGGACACCGGCCGCTGCCCACAACCGGCCACCACCGGCATGCCACAAACGGGAGGCGGGGGCCGCAGCATAGATCgggtccggccgccgccgcccagccaTCCACGTCCGGCCGGCCGCGGCGCCGGCCACCACCGGTGTGCCGGCCGATGGGAGGCGGGTGGAGGCGCGGCACATATCAGGTCCGGCCTCCGCCACCTAGCCATCCTCGTTCGACCGACCGCGGTGTCGAGGGGAGATCACGGCCGGCGCGTCCCCGGCGCGACACGAGGAAGGCCGCCGCTGCCACGCCCCATGGTCTTTGCCCGGTGGTGCcaccggtggcggcggtgggaggCGGTTAGGGTTTGGGGGTGCGGGAGGGAGGGGTGTGGGAGGGAGTTGGTTGAGCTCTCCCACTCTGCCACAATTTGTTGTGATGAAGCCACAAATGAGGAAGAAAAGGATTGGGATGCTTGCATGCCTAGAATAATGGATCCATTGCTTCTTTTGTGCATTGACTTGTATAATGATGATATCTTAGCAGTGCCACGTAAGATAAACGATGAGGTAGAGGAAAGAGAAAGCCAAAAAAAGGATTTGTCTTCTCTTAATTAAGAGACGATCTCTTTGCACAATCTTTTTCACCATATATTTAGGATGTCGGCCCCACGCTGTCGGCGGGAGAGGAAACCCCGGCCGCCGCGCATCCCACCCCCTCCACCTGCCTCCTCCCACCTCCGCCAGTCACCAAGGGGCGCACCCGGGCAAAGTGCGGCCGGCGCCAACGCCGGCGggggcccctcctcctccccttgTCCCCTTTCGAACTGCTTTGGCGGCCAGCGTGGTGGCGGCTCACCGGCAAGGAGGGCTTGCTCGTGGTGCTGCCGGGTACCACAGTGCCACATCGGTGGTGCGGCGGATGGCCTCGACTCTTCTTCAAGCGGATCTGCAGCGTTGGGGTGTGGTCTGGCCGGTGAGAACCGGGCTCCAATTCTGTCGGAGCCGACGATGGTGGCGTCCTCTGGCATCATCACCTTGTTGAAGCATCTATGCTACAGATCCGACCTCAACCTCTTTATTCCGGGGGAAACCCCAGATATGGATACGGATCAGATGATGGCGGCACCTCTGGTGTCGTtttccctcttgagggcatcgttCGGAACAAGTGATACCCGGAGGAAGTCATCTAGCGGAGCGGTGTTCCATCTCTTGTGCCGATGTTGGCGggtctcggtggcatggtgcgGCGGAGCCTCGGAGACGGACGCGGCGTGATGGACGTGCCCGAGGATGGTGGTGTCGTGCGGCatcgtggtggtgttggtggcgagGCCTCGCAAGGTCATTGCATTGATCTCTCCCGAAGATGGATATGCGGaagacggtggcggcgaggacttCTGGAGCGTGTATGATGGTACGCGCCGAGGGTCTGCCGGACCGGTTGTGCCACCTGCTCGCCATTGGGCGACTTGTCGAGGCCTTCGGTTTTTTGATGATGCGTGTTGGTGTGATGTCCGGGTGTTGGCTCTGTTCATTGACCTCCCCCCCCCCTCATTGGTGATGTAGGATTAGCGAGCTATCGTTAGTTTAGGTGGCTTCGGTTCGATCTTTGTAATTGtttttgtaaggtgttgtgaataatctaataaaaaaaaccatgtgcatcctttggatgcacaaGCTGGGGTGATATTTCCCTCATTTCGAAAAATATTTAGGATGTCTGGCTAGTAGAAATAAGACTAAAAAATTAtccattgtacatcatgttttattgttatatctagattacgtgGCGGGCTAAGATATGAcaagtcttatcaaccattgcacgtGCCCTAAAAATTCTCTACTCTTATACCTTCTGGGAACATATATTGCTGAAGTCCATTGTAATAAATGCCACACTTGGTAGAATACAAAATTTGGAAATCACTAAATCAGAGTGTAGTAGCGAAAATTTGCATGCTAGGCTGGATCGTGGCCCCTGCTAGTCCCCCTGCCTCCGCAGTAGGCAAGGTATGAAAGAGCAGACGCGGGACACTCCCTCTTAGGTGAGAAATCATGCATGGCAGAAAACTGTTACTTTGCAACAAACATTTAatcgagagaaaaaaaaaagcacagaAAAAATGTTCCTTCCTCAAGGTATACAGTTAAGAATGAGGATTGTTAGTTAGCGGTCACCTGCCAAATAAACACCATGCAGTCACTTTCAAATCGcaaaatgacaaaaaaaaaaaacataacccGAATCAGACAACTTCATTTTTCTCATCTCCCACGCCCGCATACGCCTTCCTTTCCCTTCTTCCTTGTTGCCGTGCAACTACATCTGGCGTGACCGCCAACTTCCTTGCCCGACGTAGGTGCGTTACCACGCGCCAAGATCGTGCTACAGAGAgtaaactatgagatcaatggcaacCGGAATACCACAGGATACTATCTAGCTAGCCGATGACATCTATCTAAGATGGTTGATATGGGTGAAGACAATATCCGAACCTCTAGGTCAAAAAAAGTCATAGTATGCTTCGCGTCAGGAGTTGCATTAAAGATGTCGAGCAACCATTTTCTGTGCACCAATCTCTTCATGCTATTATCCGTTACCTTGGTCTTACTAGCTCTTGAGATTAGATGTGGGAGGAGACTGATTAATGCTTTTGTGGTCATGCACAACATCATCATGAGAATGAGCGTGGAGATCTAAGAAATGATGATCATTTGTATGATTACCAGGATCCTTGGTCTTGCTGTTTTTGATCATGAGATGCTAGTGCCGTACGCTGACTTAATCGCCATGGATACGGAGATCCGTGATGAAATTGTTCTTAGCCGGCCACAAAAATGATTTGATAGATCATTTGTGGGTGCACAAAGAAGACACCGCATGAGTCTTAATCGACttgaattttattttatttaaattatatgaattatttttcttttattttaattATTGAACAATTCATATCAAAATTGTTTAGAAACATGGTAAATttatgaaaaaaaggaaatatggggtccattggcaaaaaaaaagaaaatagggGGACCATATAGCCCGATCCGACCATATTGTAGGGTGTTGTTCGGGGTACGACCCAAGACGCTCTTAAGTGTAAAACTGACTACTCACTCCATTCGAATGAAAAAGGTGATCTCGTTTTCCGTGTTTTATCTTTGACCAAAAATTAATCTATGTGTATAAATAAATTCAGAAACCACTTTTGTACTCTAGAATTTCACGTTCTACTAGAaaaccgagctaaaacaagttaatatggcttgcatattggtattgttgaaggatagagagatatgcggaatatgttggatgttgtattgagcttctcggacgagtatatatagtggtacagacttggaggctaagatagctctcctagagatatggtaggtagagattacaaattctagactacctaatatacctataccaaatatatctctaacactccccccagtcgtagcggtagtgacgtgaataACAGTAGtgtcgcggacggtcagactggagagaaaCCATGCATgagtgtgtagctacccatgcgagCAGCAGGCTTCATCCCATAAATTCAATACAATTCTAACCATATCAATTACGTATGTGCTATATATAGACTAATCTAGTTATTGTTATCCAATTTATTTGATCAAAGTTTACCTTGAAATGCGTACTACTTCCAAGGTAGCATTTTTCTTTTGTTCAGTGGAAAGCTGACTAGCAGTGGAgattacagaaaaagaaaagttcTGAATCTTGTGGTACTACTTCCTCTATTCGGATTAAATTGACGCGAGTTGTGTGCATGTATCGTACTTGCGTTGATTAAACACAAACCGAGGTAGTATTAGCAAAGCAAAGTAGGCATCCACTCATAGTCATAGACATGCACATAGAAAAGCCGACCGCGAGCAAACCTTTTGGCCCATCTATAGCCTCTTTGGTAGCTTGGGCACACTTTGGCTCGCATGTGGGTGTAGTTTTTGGGCTATTTGAATACCTGGTCATCTTCACGTTGTTGTATACTACGGTTCTTAAACCATCTCCGTAACAGGCCTGAAAGAAACGTCTAGTTTGACCTTTTTTTCGGGGACAGGTTCGGGCGCGAGGAAAATCGACAACGGTGTTCGGGCGTACGCTCGGCCGCGGCATGGCGGGAGAAGGCGAAATCCGAGCgacgttgcacggcaaaggtagAGGTAACATTCCTTttcggttaccctctccattagcctTCTCCCAAATTTTCTCTTTCCCCAATTTTCACACTAGTGGCAGCTGCGGCGATCCAGATATGGCCTCGCGCATCTGATCCTGGCCATGCTCTGGACGAGGAGCTCCTCCGTGCGGTCTCCGGCGCTGTACCAGGGTTGTCGTTTTCATCCGCGGCAGAGCCTATGCACATCTTCTCCGACTCCCGGCTGTCTCCATCGTTTGCCATGTcggaggtaaggggaaactcctctgctctactATAGTGTTAGAATTATGTTGGACTTGTTGGATTCTATAAGATCTTTCATAATGcttagatcttgtttgagtagaccgatCGGCTTCAGCTTGTTCATCACGCCGCAACACTCATCATTTGTATTCAAGCCCGGATCCTAATGGTGCACAAGAGAAGCGATTAAGTGTGCTACTTTTCCTCCGGCCATGTACGGACCTATGTTACCACGAGATCAGGAGAGGATGGCCAACACAAActacatctacaactgcaacaACGTAGAGGCTAGCCAGATGCTTCAGATGAGAAGAGTCcatttctatgcacttgtgaaaacgttcaggGATAGAGGACTGCTCattgatagcatccacacctctatcgaagaacaagtcgcaatgtgTCTTCATGTCGTGGGTTATAACTagaggttcagagtcatccatagcaCACTCAGGTGATCCAtggagactatctctcggtacttccagcagTGTTGTACGCGGTAggggagctcagaggtgaaatgatcaagccaaaATCAAACACCacaccacccaagatcaagaacaTCTATAGGTGGTTCTCGTTTTttagggtgagtacaaaatcatgttcgtTCTACTTATAAGATGTGTGGTATTGTCAGAAACATGACTCTGTGCTAATTGTTTGACATgattgcattggggctattgacatgggtatacccttcgggtacccattattggtatacctagatcggctcggcccaatatggagaaggcccaacaagacaatccgaagaagtagtcgactaggactcttgtaaaaccctaggctggttgcatataaactagccagggcacccgaaagagaGAAGGCCAACAGATAGAGAGGAGATAGAcatcatagctccgcctacggcgacaccctgtaaatatacttgtgttcatatagtggattgctagcagcacgtagggatcctccaccgaggggacccgaagctgggtacgtcgtgtgcctaatctcgtccccggaatctccatcgtcgctctcccgaaacccaagtctacaatacgtaggcattgccgaggcgtTCCCTCGtcagctattgatggtactcatatgactgcaaaggtaccgagatAAATGTCTGCAGCATTCAGCGGGAGGAAACACTACACCAGCCAGAATATGCTAGcagctgtggatttcgatatgagcttcacatatgtgcttgctggctgggagggttcagctcatgatgcaaGCATCCTATCCGACAGAAGGCCTGATGAGTTGCAAATCCATGAGATTAAGTTCTTCCctggagatgctggatatgcatgccaACATGGTATTCTCACTACTGGAAAATAGctcttttgtggcgcaccaaatctgacttctgtggcgcatatccctCTCGCCAGAGTTGTCATGCGACTAGTATTTAAATTATGTGAAGCATATCTACATGCGCCACCGAAATtttaaaacttctgtggcgcaccaggttgtcatgcgccacagaaatcttctgtggcgcacctagctgtggtgcgccaccgattttttttgaattttttttaaaaaaaatctggatCTGGGGCCGCCAGAATTTTTCGCTGGgtattatttttgaaattttgtCGGAGGTCAggagggtgggtgggtggagaaggaggccgaggaggccgaggaggccggccggaggaggtcatggagtaggaggaggaggtggtggtggtggtggtggaggaggtggtggtggtggtggtggtggaggaggaggatgaggtgaaggaggaggtggtggtggtcgccggaggaggaggagaaggtggtggtggtgggtgggtggaggaggaggtcgccggaggaggaggagtaggtcgCCGAAGGAGGAGGtcatcgccggagtaggaggaggtggtgggaggaggaggaggaggagggagaagaagggaggagaaagaggagaagggAGACAAAGGGAGAAGTAGAGGAGTAGGAGGAGggaaagaaggagaagtggaggagtaggaggaggagaagggagaagaacgagaagtggaggaggagaaagccaccgaaaattcaaaattcagcttaaaatttctgtggcgcatagggcatatggtgcgccatagaattttttttcgattttttttatttttgcaggaaaaaa encodes:
- the LOC124655376 gene encoding homeobox-leucine zipper protein HOX11-like, which produces MELGLSLGDAMADAGRELVLGLGVGGAGSAGREERGRRDLEVAAAAMRCGSSPEPSMRLALLPMAPTLGFPWPSDSRHLEASTRGFDVNRAPSCGASAWGAYSAAAAAEDELEDAAAAGAAVSSSPNDSGGSFPMDFSAHGERGPSDAAQGGGSRGSDEDDGGSARKKLRLSKEQAAFLEESFKEHSTLNPRQKVALAKQLNLRPRQVEVWFQNRRARTKLKQTEVDCEYLKRCCETLTEENRRLQKELAELRALKTVHPFYMNLPATTLSMCPSCERVASTSAPAANSSASAATSNAGGSIAAATAAPPERRPSSFAALFSSARGFPMAAQPETQAPSS